A single region of the Actinoplanes sp. SE50/110 genome encodes:
- a CDS encoding pyridoxal phosphate-dependent aminotransferase, producing the protein MRRISQRVSAIAESATLAVDARAKALRAAGRPVIGFGAGEPDFPTSEHIVEAAARACRRPESHRYSPTAGQPALREAIAQASPLPLTADRVLVTNGGKQAVYQAFATILDPGDEVLVPAPYWTTYPEAIRLAGGVPVDVPADESTGYLVTVDKLAAARTPRTRVLLVCSPSNPTGAVHSRQQLAEIGQWAVQNNLFVVTDEIYQHLVYGDAQFHSLPALVPALADRTLVLSGVSKTFAMTGWRVGWMTGPRDLIDAAANLQSHLTSHVGNVAQAAALAALTGGLDAAERMRSAFDRRRRTIVGMLNDIPGVVCPEPQGAFYVFPSVRGLLGRELRGRRPQTSAELATLILEEAEVAVVPGEAFGMPGYFRFSYALGDDDLVEGVTRIAKLL; encoded by the coding sequence ATGCGCCGCATTTCTCAGCGAGTTTCCGCCATTGCCGAATCCGCCACCCTGGCCGTCGACGCCAGGGCGAAGGCGTTGCGGGCCGCCGGTCGCCCGGTCATCGGGTTCGGTGCCGGCGAGCCCGATTTCCCCACCTCGGAGCACATCGTCGAGGCCGCCGCCCGGGCGTGCCGGCGCCCGGAGTCGCACCGCTACAGTCCGACCGCCGGGCAGCCCGCGCTGCGCGAGGCGATCGCGCAAGCTTCCCCGTTGCCGCTGACCGCCGACCGGGTGCTCGTCACCAACGGCGGCAAGCAGGCTGTCTACCAGGCGTTCGCCACGATTCTCGACCCGGGTGACGAGGTGCTGGTGCCGGCACCCTACTGGACCACCTACCCGGAGGCGATCCGGCTGGCCGGCGGCGTGCCGGTCGATGTGCCGGCCGACGAGTCCACCGGTTACCTGGTCACCGTCGATAAGTTGGCGGCGGCCCGCACCCCGCGCACCCGGGTGTTGCTGGTCTGCTCCCCGTCCAATCCGACCGGCGCCGTCCATTCCCGGCAACAACTGGCGGAGATCGGGCAGTGGGCCGTACAGAACAATCTCTTCGTCGTCACCGACGAGATCTATCAGCACCTGGTCTACGGTGACGCGCAATTCCATTCGCTGCCGGCGCTGGTGCCCGCGCTCGCCGACCGGACGCTGGTGCTCAGCGGCGTGTCGAAGACGTTCGCGATGACCGGCTGGCGGGTCGGCTGGATGACCGGCCCGCGTGACCTGATCGACGCCGCCGCCAATCTGCAGTCGCACCTCACGTCGCATGTGGGCAACGTCGCGCAGGCCGCCGCGCTGGCCGCGCTCACCGGCGGCCTGGACGCGGCCGAGCGGATGCGCTCGGCGTTCGACCGGCGCCGGCGCACCATCGTCGGGATGCTCAACGACATCCCCGGCGTGGTCTGCCCCGAGCCGCAGGGCGCGTTCTACGTCTTCCCGTCGGTCCGCGGCCTGCTCGGGCGGGAGCTGCGCGGCCGCCGCCCGCAGACCTCCGCCGAGCTGGCCACGCTCATCCTGGAGGAGGCGGAGGTGGCGGTCGTGCCGGGGGAGGCGTTCGGCATGCCCGGCTACTTCCGGTTCTCGTACGCGCTGGGCGACGACGACCTGGTCGAGGGCGTCACCCGGATCGCCAAGCTCCTCTGA
- a CDS encoding peptidase C39 family protein — MKILTAMLGAALALSPAAPAHDEKIAYTRWTALPAWPRPAGRTTYAGRAWESASWTGPVHRIGFGASQLVASWDARTPAGTWLQVDMRGTYTNGQKTPWYVMGRWASGEEAIRRTSVRGQHDPYSSIDTDTFTITDPARGVLLADYQLRLTAFTAPGSAVLPEVREVGAMVSDVPPRFEVRRSDGHLAWGRELAVPRRSQKIHAGQYPQYNGGGEAWCSPTSTAMVVEYWHRGPSRADLAWVDPSYADPQVDNAARHTYDVAYDGTGNWPFNTAYAAGFDLEAIVTRLHSLDDAEHFIAAGIPVITSQSFLPAELDGAGYGTAGHLMVIIGFTTTGDVIVNDPASASDERVRHVYRREQFERIWQRTRRHRADGTVTNGSGGIAYLIKPWTTPWPRVPGATNW; from the coding sequence GTGAAGATCCTGACGGCGATGCTCGGCGCCGCCCTGGCCCTGTCCCCGGCGGCGCCCGCGCACGATGAGAAGATCGCCTACACCCGGTGGACGGCGCTGCCGGCCTGGCCGCGACCGGCCGGGCGCACCACCTACGCCGGCCGGGCCTGGGAGTCGGCGAGCTGGACCGGGCCGGTGCACCGGATCGGTTTCGGCGCCTCCCAGCTGGTCGCCTCGTGGGACGCGCGGACTCCGGCCGGTACCTGGTTGCAGGTCGACATGCGGGGGACCTACACCAACGGGCAGAAGACGCCCTGGTACGTGATGGGCCGCTGGGCGTCGGGTGAGGAGGCGATCAGGCGTACCTCGGTGCGCGGGCAGCACGATCCGTACTCGTCGATCGACACCGACACCTTCACGATCACCGACCCGGCCCGCGGGGTGCTGCTCGCCGACTACCAGCTGCGGCTCACCGCTTTCACCGCCCCGGGCTCCGCGGTGCTGCCGGAGGTCCGGGAGGTGGGGGCGATGGTCTCCGACGTACCGCCGCGATTCGAGGTGCGGCGCAGCGACGGCCACCTCGCGTGGGGGCGGGAACTGGCGGTGCCGCGCCGCTCACAGAAGATCCATGCCGGGCAGTATCCGCAGTACAACGGGGGCGGGGAGGCGTGGTGCTCGCCCACCTCGACGGCGATGGTGGTGGAATACTGGCATCGTGGGCCGAGCCGGGCGGACCTGGCCTGGGTCGATCCGTCCTACGCCGATCCGCAGGTCGACAACGCGGCCCGGCACACCTACGACGTCGCCTACGACGGCACCGGCAACTGGCCGTTCAACACCGCCTACGCCGCCGGTTTCGACCTGGAGGCGATCGTCACCCGGCTGCACTCCCTCGACGACGCCGAGCATTTCATCGCGGCCGGGATCCCGGTGATCACCTCCCAGTCGTTCCTGCCGGCGGAGCTGGACGGGGCGGGTTACGGCACCGCCGGGCACCTCATGGTGATCATCGGCTTCACCACCACCGGCGACGTGATCGTCAACGACCCGGCGTCCGCTTCGGACGAACGGGTGCGCCATGTCTACCGGCGGGAGCAGTTCGAGCGGATCTGGCAGCGGACCCGGCGGCACCGCGCGGACGGGACCGTGACCAACGGCAGCGGCGGCATCGCCTACCTGATCAAACCGTGGACGACGCCGTGGCCGCGGGTGCCTGGCGCCACGAACTGGTGA
- the ctaD gene encoding cytochrome c oxidase subunit I, with the protein MTTVAARPTPTRPHPIRRQVRGSALARIVRTTDAKQIGIMYMITSIIFYVIGGIMALLMRAELARPGMQILSPEQYNQLFTMHGTAMLLFFATPIVFAFGNFVVPIQIGAPDVAFPRLNAFAYWLYLFGTLIAISGFITPGGAADFGWFAYTPLSDSLHSPGIGGNCWVVGLAISGLGTILGSVNLITTILTLRAPGMTMFRMPIMTWNMLVTALLAIMVFPFLAAALFALAADRVLGAHVFDVATGGPMLWQHLFWFFGHPEVYIIALPFFGIITEVIPVFSRKPLFGYKGLVAATIAIAALSMSVWAHHMYATGQVLLPFFSFLTFMIGVPTGMKFFTWIGTMWRGQISFETPMLFAVGFLVTFLFGGLSGIILASPPMDFHVSDSYFVVAHFHYVLFGTIVFAVFSGIYFWFPKMFGRMLDERLGKVHFWLTMIGFHTTFLVQHWLGTRGMPRRYADFLPTDGFTGLNTISSIGSFILGAATLPFLYNVWRSYKVGKVVTEDDPWGHGNSLEWATSSPPPLRNFDRMPRIRSERPAFDLKYPHLAAGEQSLAGPPEGGARPLTRESDGGATYAEDIAADRDRKRKR; encoded by the coding sequence ATGACCACCGTCGCCGCGAGGCCCACCCCCACACGGCCCCATCCGATCCGCCGGCAGGTGCGAGGATCCGCCCTGGCCCGCATCGTGCGGACCACCGACGCGAAGCAGATCGGGATCATGTACATGATCACGTCGATCATCTTCTACGTGATCGGTGGGATCATGGCGCTGCTGATGCGCGCCGAACTGGCCCGGCCCGGCATGCAGATTCTCTCGCCGGAGCAGTACAACCAGCTGTTCACCATGCACGGCACGGCGATGCTGCTGTTCTTCGCCACCCCGATCGTGTTCGCGTTCGGCAATTTCGTGGTGCCGATCCAAATCGGCGCCCCGGACGTGGCGTTCCCCCGGCTCAACGCGTTCGCGTACTGGCTGTACCTGTTCGGCACGCTGATCGCGATCAGCGGCTTCATCACCCCCGGCGGGGCGGCCGACTTCGGGTGGTTCGCCTACACCCCGCTGAGCGACTCGCTGCACTCCCCCGGGATCGGCGGGAACTGCTGGGTGGTCGGCCTGGCCATCTCCGGTCTGGGCACGATCCTCGGCTCGGTCAACCTGATCACCACGATCCTGACCCTGCGGGCACCCGGCATGACCATGTTCCGGATGCCGATCATGACCTGGAACATGCTGGTCACCGCACTGCTGGCGATCATGGTGTTCCCGTTCCTGGCGGCCGCGCTGTTCGCCCTGGCCGCCGACCGCGTCCTCGGCGCGCACGTCTTCGACGTGGCCACCGGCGGCCCGATGCTCTGGCAGCACCTGTTCTGGTTCTTCGGCCACCCCGAGGTGTACATCATCGCCCTGCCGTTCTTCGGCATCATCACCGAGGTCATCCCGGTGTTCAGCCGCAAGCCGCTGTTCGGCTACAAGGGCCTGGTCGCCGCCACCATCGCGATCGCCGCCCTGTCGATGAGCGTCTGGGCACACCACATGTACGCCACCGGCCAGGTGCTGCTGCCGTTCTTCAGCTTCCTCACCTTCATGATCGGCGTGCCGACCGGGATGAAGTTCTTCACCTGGATCGGCACCATGTGGCGTGGCCAGATCAGTTTCGAGACGCCGATGCTGTTCGCGGTCGGCTTCCTGGTCACCTTCCTGTTCGGCGGCCTGTCCGGGATCATCCTGGCCTCCCCGCCGATGGACTTCCACGTCTCCGACTCGTACTTCGTGGTGGCGCACTTCCACTACGTGCTGTTCGGCACGATCGTGTTCGCCGTGTTCTCCGGCATCTACTTCTGGTTCCCGAAGATGTTCGGCCGGATGCTCGACGAGCGCCTCGGCAAGGTGCACTTCTGGCTCACCATGATCGGTTTCCACACCACGTTCCTGGTCCAGCACTGGCTCGGCACCCGCGGCATGCCGCGCCGCTACGCCGACTTTCTGCCCACCGACGGCTTCACCGGCCTGAACACGATCTCCTCGATCGGCTCGTTCATCCTGGGCGCCGCCACCCTGCCGTTCCTCTACAACGTGTGGCGCTCGTACAAGGTCGGCAAGGTCGTCACCGAGGACGACCCGTGGGGCCACGGCAACTCCCTCGAATGGGCCACCAGCAGCCCGCCGCCGCTGCGCAACTTCGACCGGATGCCCCGGATCCGCTCCGAACGGCCCGCCTTCGACCTGAAATACCCGCACCTCGCGGCCGGCGAGCAGTCGCTGGCCGGTCCGCCGGAGGGCGGGGCACGCCCGCTGACCCGGGAATCGGACGGCGGCGCGACCTACGCCGAGGACATCGCCGCCGACCGGGACCGCAAGCGGAAACGCTGA
- a CDS encoding DUF3040 domain-containing protein, translating into MAGVLEEKDRRALAEIENELTVADPGFARRMRRGDGELPAVAASCVLAFLAMPFTALLFGPAAVLVVVNIAIAVIMLVVASR; encoded by the coding sequence GTGGCCGGTGTGCTGGAAGAGAAGGATCGTCGCGCGCTCGCGGAGATCGAGAATGAGTTGACGGTCGCCGATCCGGGGTTCGCCCGCCGGATGCGGCGCGGAGACGGCGAGCTGCCCGCCGTGGCGGCGTCGTGCGTGCTGGCATTCCTGGCCATGCCGTTCACCGCGCTGCTGTTCGGCCCGGCCGCGGTCCTGGTTGTCGTCAACATCGCGATCGCGGTGATCATGCTGGTCGTCGCGTCCCGGTGA
- a CDS encoding low temperature requirement protein A, with product MSHATTEERHATWLELFFDLVIVAAVAQLAHLLHTGPDGRQLLIFAVLYYAMWSVWTGFTLYANVAATGTHLLTMLSAMFGIAVMAASVPQLAEHDRPQPFIIAYVACRMLAVASWKRSNEVMTEWPGVHQAIGLVPWVASLGFEEPARYWLWVLGIVVDLGFTLRASGSPDRVLAEQISDYERDQRRWTTRLVRRIAPWHEADPVPSAAAADRPHLGERLGLFVIIVLGEAVAQLVNEAAGTEQWSYEMWILVLVGFGLLVALWWLTLQYGSAAAPVAGAWSRALRLTMPVHYLTTAAIVAIAAGLGGMAAAGDGAHGGSAGRWLLCGGAAVYFLVGGPLGVTRAAGRWTAGWALPSAAGAALLGVLGAHLPAWSLVAGLLLLALWQIGYRRLTTPVTPVATEAAP from the coding sequence ATGTCGCACGCCACCACTGAGGAACGGCACGCCACCTGGCTGGAGCTCTTCTTCGACCTGGTCATCGTGGCCGCTGTCGCCCAGCTGGCCCACCTGCTGCACACCGGGCCGGACGGCCGGCAGCTGCTGATCTTCGCGGTGCTGTACTACGCGATGTGGAGCGTGTGGACCGGCTTCACGCTGTACGCCAACGTGGCGGCCACCGGCACCCATCTGCTCACCATGCTGTCCGCGATGTTCGGGATCGCGGTGATGGCCGCGTCGGTGCCGCAGCTGGCCGAGCACGACCGGCCGCAGCCGTTCATCATCGCCTACGTCGCCTGCCGGATGCTCGCCGTCGCCTCATGGAAGCGGTCGAACGAGGTGATGACCGAGTGGCCCGGCGTGCACCAGGCGATCGGCCTGGTCCCGTGGGTCGCCTCGCTCGGCTTCGAGGAACCGGCCCGGTACTGGCTGTGGGTGCTCGGCATCGTCGTCGACCTGGGCTTCACCCTGCGCGCCTCCGGCTCCCCCGACCGGGTGCTGGCCGAACAGATCAGCGACTACGAGCGGGACCAGCGCCGCTGGACGACCCGGCTGGTCCGCCGGATCGCGCCCTGGCACGAGGCCGACCCGGTGCCGTCGGCGGCCGCCGCCGACCGGCCGCACCTGGGCGAACGGCTCGGCCTGTTCGTGATCATCGTGCTCGGCGAGGCGGTCGCGCAGCTGGTCAATGAGGCGGCCGGGACCGAGCAATGGTCGTACGAGATGTGGATCCTGGTGTTGGTCGGTTTCGGTCTCCTCGTCGCGCTGTGGTGGCTCACCCTGCAGTACGGCTCGGCCGCCGCCCCGGTCGCCGGCGCCTGGTCCCGCGCCCTGCGGCTGACCATGCCGGTGCACTACCTGACCACCGCGGCGATCGTGGCGATCGCGGCCGGGCTCGGCGGGATGGCCGCGGCCGGCGACGGTGCGCACGGCGGGTCCGCCGGCCGCTGGCTGCTGTGCGGCGGTGCGGCCGTCTATTTCCTGGTCGGCGGGCCGCTCGGGGTGACCCGCGCGGCCGGCCGCTGGACCGCCGGTTGGGCGCTGCCGTCGGCGGCCGGCGCCGCCCTGCTCGGCGTTCTCGGGGCGCACCTGCCGGCCTGGTCGCTGGTGGCGGGGCTGTTGCTGCTGGCTTTGTGGCAGATCGGCTACCGCCGGCTGACGACCCCGGTCACCCCGGTCGCGACCGAGGCGGCGCCCTAG
- a CDS encoding flavin reductase family protein produces MDLDTEPRLDVADRMRGAFRRYPTGVAVITAAGPDGPAGLTASSVASVAVDPPALSFSVLGTRSARALLDSPSLVVHLLGARHAGLAREFAHTAGDRFTPAQGWRTLPTGEPILPDAVAALRCAPMHRLPVGGSTLVVATVLEVFHGPDDDPLIHHAREFTTLARDTRGVR; encoded by the coding sequence GTGGATCTGGACACCGAGCCCCGCCTGGACGTCGCCGACCGCATGCGGGGCGCCTTCCGCCGCTACCCGACCGGGGTCGCGGTGATCACCGCGGCCGGCCCGGACGGCCCCGCCGGACTGACCGCGTCGAGCGTCGCCTCGGTCGCGGTCGACCCGCCGGCCCTGTCGTTCTCGGTCCTGGGCACCCGGTCGGCGCGCGCCCTGCTCGACTCCCCCAGCCTGGTGGTGCACCTGCTCGGCGCGCGGCACGCCGGCCTGGCCCGGGAGTTCGCCCATACGGCCGGCGACCGGTTCACCCCGGCGCAGGGCTGGCGCACCCTGCCGACCGGCGAGCCGATCCTGCCCGACGCGGTCGCCGCGCTGCGCTGCGCGCCGATGCACCGGCTCCCGGTCGGCGGCTCCACCCTGGTGGTCGCCACCGTCCTGGAGGTCTTCCACGGACCGGACGACGACCCGCTGATCCACCACGCCCGGGAATTCACGACGCTCGCCCGCGACACGCGGGGCGTACGGTGA
- a CDS encoding DUF3558 family protein, whose amino-acid sequence MKHRRTALVPVVLLASAGCGVINNADAAPAPTVAPTPAVSAASVSPTSIKDNGDIPDPCTLLSRAEVTSLTGRRITQVDRDGAAPGDVSRFCQWQQDSGQLALFLSRTTADDFKVTVAEAHDVDGVGQAAFTANGHLYVLYGTVQVDVYSRGGSDEQNLGDAKKVAKVVIPRI is encoded by the coding sequence TTGAAGCACCGCCGCACCGCTCTCGTCCCGGTCGTCCTGCTGGCGAGCGCGGGCTGCGGCGTGATCAACAACGCGGACGCCGCGCCGGCGCCGACCGTCGCGCCGACCCCCGCGGTCTCCGCGGCCTCCGTCTCGCCGACCTCCATCAAGGACAACGGCGACATTCCGGATCCTTGTACGCTGTTGTCCAGGGCCGAGGTGACCAGCCTCACCGGTCGCCGGATCACCCAGGTCGACCGGGACGGCGCCGCACCCGGTGACGTCTCCCGCTTCTGCCAATGGCAGCAGGACAGCGGCCAGCTCGCCCTCTTCCTGAGCCGCACCACCGCCGACGACTTCAAGGTCACCGTCGCCGAGGCGCACGACGTCGACGGCGTCGGCCAGGCCGCCTTCACCGCCAACGGCCACCTGTACGTCCTGTACGGCACCGTGCAGGTCGACGTCTACTCCCGCGGCGGCAGCGACGAGCAGAACCTGGGCGACGCCAAGAAGGTCGCCAAGGTTGTGATCCCGCGCATCTGA
- the def gene encoding peptide deformylase: MTVVDIRKVGDPVLRRVAEPVTDFDAELDRLVRDLTETLLRSHGAGLAAPQIGVSLRVFAINPDLPGNDLRLDHLVNPVLEFPDDEEQDGPEGCLSIPGIYLDTRRRMNVSARGFTKQGDPVQVVGDGILARCMQHETDHLDGILFLDRQDEAGRQRLLATLREAAWFEGLAAPEVRVSPH; the protein is encoded by the coding sequence GTGACCGTGGTTGACATTCGCAAAGTGGGTGACCCCGTGCTGCGGCGGGTCGCCGAGCCGGTGACCGACTTCGACGCCGAGCTGGACCGGCTCGTGCGCGACCTGACCGAGACGCTCCTGCGGTCCCACGGGGCCGGGCTCGCCGCCCCGCAGATCGGCGTGAGCCTGCGGGTCTTCGCGATCAATCCCGACCTGCCGGGCAACGACCTGCGGCTCGACCATCTGGTCAACCCGGTGCTGGAGTTCCCCGACGACGAGGAGCAGGACGGGCCGGAGGGCTGCCTGTCGATTCCCGGCATCTACCTGGACACCCGGCGCCGGATGAACGTCAGCGCCCGCGGGTTCACCAAGCAGGGCGACCCGGTGCAGGTGGTCGGCGACGGCATCCTGGCCCGCTGCATGCAGCACGAGACCGACCACCTGGACGGCATCCTGTTCCTCGACCGGCAGGACGAGGCGGGTCGGCAGCGGCTGCTCGCCACGCTGCGCGAGGCGGCCTGGTTCGAGGGCCTGGCGGCGCCCGAGGTGCGGGTCAGCCCGCACTGA
- a CDS encoding cation diffusion facilitator family transporter translates to MDDERKGPEKGDSTWTVIVAVAANLAIAIAKIVAALLTGSASLWAEALHSVADTGNEVLLLIGLRKSQKGPDARHPFGYGQERYFWTFLAALGIFLIGGVLSIGEGVRSLLAPEPVDSFWVGVGVLVVAAGFESYSWYTAHKQLRREADERDRSMRHHLRHASDPSATTVFLEDTAALIGLAVALTALVLHETTGWAGWDAVGSITIGLLLIVVAFLLARRSKALLLDESAPADVLDPIRERVDRQDWVARVGDLHAVWVGPSQLLVNVRVTPTDSDELVERVTRLRRDLQDDDVIALVTVTLEA, encoded by the coding sequence GTGGACGATGAGCGCAAGGGCCCGGAGAAGGGCGACAGCACCTGGACCGTGATCGTGGCGGTCGCCGCCAACCTGGCGATCGCGATCGCGAAGATCGTGGCGGCGCTGCTGACCGGTTCGGCCTCCCTCTGGGCGGAGGCCCTGCACTCGGTCGCCGACACCGGCAACGAGGTGCTGCTGCTGATCGGGCTGCGCAAGTCGCAGAAGGGGCCGGACGCCCGGCACCCGTTCGGCTACGGCCAGGAACGCTACTTCTGGACGTTCCTGGCCGCGCTCGGCATCTTCCTGATCGGCGGCGTGCTGTCGATCGGCGAGGGCGTGCGCAGCCTGCTGGCCCCGGAGCCGGTCGACTCGTTCTGGGTGGGCGTCGGCGTGCTGGTCGTCGCCGCCGGTTTCGAGAGCTACTCCTGGTACACCGCGCACAAGCAGCTGCGCCGGGAGGCCGACGAGCGGGACCGGTCGATGCGCCACCACCTGCGGCACGCCTCCGACCCGAGCGCCACCACGGTCTTCCTGGAGGACACCGCCGCCCTGATCGGCCTGGCCGTGGCGCTGACCGCGCTGGTCCTGCACGAGACGACCGGCTGGGCCGGCTGGGACGCGGTCGGCAGCATCACCATCGGCCTGCTGCTGATCGTGGTCGCGTTCCTGCTGGCCCGCCGGTCGAAGGCACTGCTGCTGGACGAGTCCGCCCCGGCCGACGTGCTGGACCCGATCCGGGAGCGGGTGGACCGGCAGGACTGGGTGGCCCGGGTCGGTGACCTGCACGCGGTCTGGGTCGGCCCGTCCCAGCTGCTGGTCAACGTCCGGGTGACCCCGACCGACTCCGACGAGCTGGTCGAACGGGTCACCCGGTTGCGCCGGGACCTGCAGGACGACGACGTGATCGCACTGGTCACCGTGACCCTCGAAGCCTGA
- a CDS encoding polysaccharide lyase family 1 protein, whose product MKRNRIIAAAGTAVTAGVIAVALPLPQANAATAGATGYAGQNGGTTGGAGGAVVHATTGTQIHQALCSRATSSTPIVIQVEGTINHGNTTKVSGAGCNTAADKIELKQVSNVTIVGVGAGAVFDQLGIHIRDSSNIIIQNVQIQNVKKSGSPTSNGGDAIGMESTVRNVWVDHVNLLASGGEAQGYDSLIDMKDNTQYVTLSYSTLRNSGRGGLVGSSESDLGNGYITYHHNLYENIDSRTPLLRGGIAHIYNNYYVRLNKSGINSRAGAKARVDNNYFQDSQNVLGTFYTDAAGYWQVSGNIFDNVTWTAPDGETNPAGPDPVSNTSVSIPYAYTLDAASCVPAIVRQTAGANTGLKVSDGRCSTTSPSATGSPTPSATTPPSGTNLSLGAGADGSSKAGGTSYGNVKDGDAGTYWSPSGSTGDISIKWGSATTVSRVNVREIGSAVTTYRILNGATGAVLASGSGSGVITFPAVSLTRITFKIITASGTPRIAEFETYAS is encoded by the coding sequence GTGAAGAGAAACCGCATCATCGCGGCGGCCGGGACCGCCGTCACCGCCGGGGTCATCGCCGTCGCCCTGCCACTCCCCCAGGCGAACGCCGCGACGGCCGGCGCCACCGGTTACGCCGGCCAGAACGGGGGGACCACCGGCGGCGCCGGCGGGGCGGTCGTGCATGCCACCACCGGCACGCAGATCCATCAGGCGCTGTGCAGCCGGGCCACCAGCAGCACCCCGATCGTCATCCAGGTCGAGGGCACCATCAACCACGGCAACACGACCAAGGTCTCCGGCGCCGGCTGCAACACCGCGGCCGACAAGATCGAACTGAAGCAGGTCAGCAACGTGACCATCGTCGGGGTCGGCGCCGGGGCGGTCTTCGACCAGCTGGGCATCCACATCCGGGACTCCAGCAACATCATCATCCAGAACGTGCAGATCCAGAACGTGAAGAAGTCCGGTTCGCCGACCTCGAACGGCGGGGACGCGATCGGGATGGAGAGCACCGTCCGCAACGTCTGGGTGGACCACGTGAACCTGCTGGCCTCCGGCGGTGAGGCCCAGGGGTACGACAGCCTGATCGACATGAAGGACAACACGCAGTACGTGACGCTGTCCTACAGCACCCTGCGGAACTCGGGCCGCGGCGGGCTGGTGGGCTCCAGCGAGAGCGACCTCGGCAACGGCTACATCACGTACCACCATAATCTGTATGAAAATATCGACTCCCGTACGCCGCTGCTGCGGGGCGGCATCGCGCACATCTACAACAACTATTACGTGCGCCTGAACAAGTCCGGGATCAACTCGCGGGCCGGGGCGAAGGCGCGGGTGGACAACAACTACTTCCAGGACTCGCAGAACGTGCTGGGCACCTTCTACACCGACGCGGCCGGATACTGGCAGGTCAGCGGGAACATCTTCGACAATGTGACGTGGACGGCACCGGACGGCGAGACCAACCCGGCCGGCCCGGACCCGGTCTCCAACACCAGCGTGAGCATCCCGTACGCGTACACGCTGGACGCCGCCTCCTGCGTGCCGGCGATCGTGCGGCAGACCGCCGGCGCGAACACCGGGCTGAAGGTGTCCGACGGCAGATGCTCGACCACCTCCCCGAGCGCGACCGGCAGCCCGACGCCGTCCGCCACCACGCCGCCGAGCGGGACGAACCTGAGCCTGGGCGCCGGGGCGGACGGGTCCAGCAAGGCGGGCGGCACCAGTTACGGCAACGTCAAGGACGGCGATGCGGGCACCTACTGGTCGCCGAGCGGGTCGACCGGGGACATCTCGATCAAGTGGGGCTCGGCGACCACGGTTTCCCGGGTGAACGTCCGGGAGATCGGCAGCGCGGTCACGACGTACCGGATCCTCAACGGCGCGACCGGCGCGGTCCTCGCGTCGGGCAGCGGATCCGGTGTGATCACCTTCCCCGCCGTGTCGCTCACCAGGATCACTTTCAAGATCATCACGGCTTCCGGTACGCCGCGGATCGCCGAGTTCGAGACCTACGCGTCCTGA
- a CDS encoding SDR family oxidoreductase has translation MTTTKEDRQAEERQQQPPGHTGLMNRKPDHGEDSYRGSGRLIGKKAVITGGDSGIGRAVAIAFAREGADVLISYLPQEQDDARETAAQVEAAGRRVALAPGDLTDPAQGAKIVEQAVRDLGGIDVLVNNAAFQMTHESVEEVTDEEWQHTFDTNITAMFRLVKAALPHLGKGASIINTSSVNYDMPKPTLLPYATTKGAIANFTAGLAQMLGSRGIRVNAVAPGPIWTPLIPSTMPPEQVAEFGKNTPLGRAGEPAEVAPVYVLLASDEASFISGAIIPVTGGKPIL, from the coding sequence ATGACGACGACCAAGGAAGATCGGCAGGCGGAGGAGCGGCAGCAGCAGCCGCCCGGGCACACCGGGCTGATGAACCGCAAGCCGGATCACGGGGAGGATTCCTACCGCGGGTCGGGTCGGCTCATCGGGAAGAAGGCGGTGATCACCGGGGGTGACAGCGGTATCGGGCGGGCGGTGGCGATCGCGTTCGCCCGGGAGGGCGCCGATGTGCTGATCTCCTACCTGCCGCAGGAGCAGGACGACGCGCGGGAGACCGCGGCGCAGGTGGAGGCGGCGGGCCGCCGGGTGGCGCTGGCGCCCGGCGACCTCACCGACCCGGCGCAGGGCGCGAAGATCGTCGAGCAGGCGGTGCGCGACCTCGGCGGGATCGACGTGCTGGTCAACAACGCGGCGTTCCAGATGACCCACGAGAGCGTCGAGGAGGTCACCGACGAGGAGTGGCAGCACACCTTCGACACCAATATCACCGCGATGTTCCGGCTGGTCAAGGCGGCGCTTCCGCATCTCGGCAAGGGCGCGTCGATCATCAACACCAGCTCGGTGAACTACGACATGCCGAAACCGACACTGCTGCCGTACGCGACGACGAAGGGCGCGATAGCCAACTTCACCGCGGGGCTGGCGCAGATGCTCGGCAGCCGCGGGATCCGGGTGAACGCGGTCGCCCCCGGACCGATCTGGACGCCGCTGATCCCGTCGACGATGCCGCCCGAGCAGGTCGCGGAATTCGGCAAGAATACGCCGCTGGGCCGGGCCGGGGAGCCGGCCGAGGTGGCGCCGGTCTATGTGCTGCTCGCCTCGGACGAGGCCAGCTTCATCTCCGGCGCGATCATTCCGGTGACCGGCGGAAAACCTATCCTGTGA